GGGCGCGGGCGTTGGTGGAAAAGGACCGTCGCACCAGTCGGGAGAAAATCGTTGTCACTGAAATTCCCTATCAGGTCAACAAGGCGCGGCTCATAGAAAAAATCGCCGAGTTGGTCAAGTCCCGTAAAATCGAGGGCATATCGGACTTGCGCGATGAATCCGATCGCGAGGGTATCCGCGTTGTCGTCGAGCTGAAGAAGGATGTTATACCGGAAGTCATCCTCAATCAGCTTTACAAGATGACCGCCATGCAGTCGTCTTTTGGCATCATCATGCTGGCGATCGTCAACGGTCAGCCGCGGGTTCTGAGCCTGCGGGCGGTGTTGGAGCATTTCATCGAACACCGCAAAGAGATTGTCACACGGCGCTGTATTTTCGAATTGCGTAAAGCCGAGGAAAAAGCCCATATCCTCGAGGGATTTAAAATCGCCCTGGAAAATCTCGATGAGGTGATTGCAATTATCAAGCAATCGGCCAATCCTCGGGAAGCCAAACAACGTCTGATGGAGCGCTTTGCCCTATCGGAAATCCAGGCCCAGGCGATTCTCGATATGCGTTTGCATCGCCTGACCGGGATGGAACGGGATAAGATCATGGCCGAATACAGGGAAATACTGGCCTTGATCAACCGCCTCAAGGAGATACTGGCCAGCGAAGTGGAAATCCTTAAAATAATCAAGTCGGAATTGTCGGAAATTCGGGAAAAATTCGCTGATCCCCGCCGTACGGAAATAGTGGATCATCGCGGTGATCTTTCCCTCGAAGACCTGATTGTCGACGAGGATATGGTCGTTACCGTATCCCATTCCGGATATATCAAGCGTAATGCCGTGTCGCTGTATCGTTCCCAGCGCCGCGGTGGTAAAGGCGTGACCGGCATGCGGCCCAAGGAAGAGGATTTTGTCGAACAGTTATTCATCGCTTCGACCCATTCGTTCGTGCTGGTGTTTACCGATGCCGGCAAGGTGTATTGGCTCAAAGTGCATGAAATTCCGCAGGGCGGACGGGCGTCGCGCGGCAAGGCTATCGTCAATCTGTTGCAGTTGCAAAGTGGCGAAAACGTGACCAGCATTCTGCCGGTCAGGGAATTCACCGAAGGCCGCTACATTATCTTTGCCACCCAAAACGGCATCGTCAAAAAGACCGACCTCATGGCCTATGCCAACCCCCGGTCCGGCGGTATCATCGCTCTTACCATTGATGAAGGCGATCGCCTGGTTTCGACCAGACTGTCCGATGGCGAGATGGATGTGCTGTTGGCCAGCCAGAACGGCAAAGCCATTCGTTTCCCCGAAAAAGACGCGCGCGCCATGGGCCGTACGTCGCGCGGGGTGCGCGGTATGGCGTTGGAAGGGGACGATCAGGTTATCGGAATGGAGGTTGTTTCCGATACCACGGCCGCTACCCTGGTGACCGTGACGGAACATGGCTACGGCAAGCGCACCAATCTGGATGAATATCGCCAACAAGGCCGCGGTGGCAAGGGAATTATCACCATCAAAACTTCCGAGCGTAACGGTAAGGTTGTCGATATCAAGCTCATAAATGACGACTTCGATCTGATGTTTATCACCGATGGCGGTAAAGTCCTGCGAACCCGCGTGGCCGATCTGTCGGTTATCGGGCGCAATACGCAAGGGGTCCGGCTGATGGTTCTGGAACCGGGAGAGCGTATTGTCGCCGTTGCCAAACTTGCCGAAAAAG
This DNA window, taken from Syntrophotalea carbinolica DSM 2380, encodes the following:
- the gyrA gene encoding DNA gyrase subunit A, which gives rise to MLTEQNKKTVNIEDELRKSYMDYAMSVIIGRALPDVRDGLKPVHRRVLYAMHELGNAYNKPYKKSARVVGDVIGKYHPHGDSAVYDTIVRLAQDFAMRYPLVDGQGNFGSLDGDSAAAMRYTEVRMDKLAHELLADLEKETVDFGPNYDDSLQEPLVLPCKFPNLLVNGSEGIAVGMATKIPPHNLGEVIDGLVAIIDDPTLDDEDLFRLIPGPDFPTAGFILGREGIRKAYETGRGIVQMRARALVEKDRRTSREKIVVTEIPYQVNKARLIEKIAELVKSRKIEGISDLRDESDREGIRVVVELKKDVIPEVILNQLYKMTAMQSSFGIIMLAIVNGQPRVLSLRAVLEHFIEHRKEIVTRRCIFELRKAEEKAHILEGFKIALENLDEVIAIIKQSANPREAKQRLMERFALSEIQAQAILDMRLHRLTGMERDKIMAEYREILALINRLKEILASEVEILKIIKSELSEIREKFADPRRTEIVDHRGDLSLEDLIVDEDMVVTVSHSGYIKRNAVSLYRSQRRGGKGVTGMRPKEEDFVEQLFIASTHSFVLVFTDAGKVYWLKVHEIPQGGRASRGKAIVNLLQLQSGENVTSILPVREFTEGRYIIFATQNGIVKKTDLMAYANPRSGGIIALTIDEGDRLVSTRLSDGEMDVLLASQNGKAIRFPEKDARAMGRTSRGVRGMALEGDDQVIGMEVVSDTTAATLVTVTEHGYGKRTNLDEYRQQGRGGKGIITIKTSERNGKVVDIKLINDDFDLMFITDGGKVLRTRVADLSVIGRNTQGVRLMVLEPGERIVAVAKLAEKEEDNGTAEAEEAALEGGTGEGAQDVE